From the Alloalcanivorax dieselolei B5 genome, one window contains:
- a CDS encoding HIT family protein, with product MTAVILHERLAADTGAVAEDEFCWIRWLRDGRFPWLVVVPRRADIREWHQLAEEEQHRLLRVVNGLAAELERVTGADKINIGALGNLVPQLHVHVIARFRDDPCWPGPVWGQGVPQPVERTPRWLARLALPEGVWTR from the coding sequence ATGACAGCGGTGATATTGCACGAACGTCTGGCGGCGGATACCGGCGCCGTGGCGGAGGATGAGTTTTGCTGGATTCGCTGGCTGCGTGACGGCCGCTTCCCCTGGTTGGTGGTGGTGCCGCGCCGGGCGGATATCCGGGAGTGGCACCAACTGGCGGAGGAGGAACAGCACCGTCTGCTGAGGGTGGTCAATGGATTGGCGGCGGAGTTGGAGCGGGTCACCGGTGCCGACAAGATCAATATCGGGGCGTTGGGGAACCTGGTACCCCAATTGCACGTGCATGTGATCGCTCGCTTCCGTGATGACCCTTGCTGGCCGGGGCCGGTATGGGGGCAGGGGGTGCCGCAGCCGGTGGAGCGGACGCCGCGGTGGCTGGCGCGGTTGGCGTTGCCGGAGGGAGTATGGACGCGCTGA
- a CDS encoding MAPEG family protein has translation MEWVAIVTVLALLQCALFSFMVGRARVKYQIRAPAVAGHELFERSHRIHANTVEQLVLFLPALWLCGWYLEPRAAAVVGSLFLIGRQLYFNHYLEQPRDRGTGFLLGFLATLTLLLGALGGAISSLILH, from the coding sequence ATGGAATGGGTGGCCATCGTCACGGTGCTTGCCTTGCTGCAATGCGCCCTGTTCAGTTTTATGGTGGGACGGGCCCGGGTCAAATATCAGATCCGCGCGCCGGCCGTGGCCGGACACGAGCTGTTCGAGCGCAGTCACCGGATCCACGCCAACACGGTGGAGCAGCTGGTGCTGTTCCTGCCCGCGTTATGGTTATGTGGCTGGTACCTGGAGCCGCGCGCGGCGGCGGTGGTGGGCAGCCTGTTCCTGATCGGCCGCCAGCTCTACTTCAATCATTATCTGGAACAGCCCCGTGATCGCGGCACTGGCTTCCTGCTTGGTTTCCTGGCGACCCTGACACTGCTGCTGGGCGCCCTCGGCGGGGCCATCAGCTCATTGATCCTTCATTGA
- a CDS encoding AraC family transcriptional regulator, with amino-acid sequence MTILKMNPEEYAVSAEYLIPFMEVMKKRGFSEEQLLDGTGVRRGCWREAKSRVSATLLRRVARRAVMLTNEPWLGWELGAATPLSSHGFLGYAAMSSETLGDAIELAVKFFRIRSTLIQLESFVEGDWAVLQVNEMLSLGDLAPLLTESLFSSFHFMGLQMLPEVELFGELRFSYPEPDYFQRLRPLIPVPVYFDCAYSQMRFPAERLQYRLRFADPRLSRLAEVQCEQELAHIKAPPPLLGQVRRIILARSGRFPGVEEVASELHMSSRTLKRKLQQLGTSYQTLLDDLRKGLAVEYLSQSRRSVDDIAAALGYSDASNFARAFRRWTGKSPSDYRG; translated from the coding sequence ATGACAATTCTAAAAATGAATCCCGAAGAGTACGCGGTGTCCGCGGAGTATCTGATTCCCTTCATGGAGGTGATGAAGAAACGCGGATTCAGCGAAGAGCAGCTGCTGGACGGAACCGGTGTTCGCCGGGGATGCTGGCGCGAGGCGAAATCACGGGTGTCGGCGACGCTGTTGCGGCGGGTGGCCCGGCGCGCCGTGATGCTGACCAACGAGCCCTGGCTCGGGTGGGAGCTGGGAGCGGCGACGCCGTTGTCTTCCCACGGTTTCCTTGGCTATGCGGCGATGAGCAGCGAAACCCTGGGGGACGCCATTGAACTGGCGGTGAAATTCTTCCGTATCCGCAGCACCCTGATTCAGCTCGAATCCTTTGTCGAAGGCGACTGGGCGGTGTTGCAGGTCAATGAAATGCTGTCTCTCGGTGATCTGGCGCCGTTGCTGACGGAGAGCCTGTTCTCCAGTTTCCATTTCATGGGGCTGCAAATGCTGCCGGAAGTGGAACTGTTCGGTGAGCTGCGCTTTTCCTATCCGGAGCCGGATTACTTTCAAAGGCTGCGGCCGCTGATTCCGGTGCCGGTGTATTTCGATTGCGCCTACAGTCAGATGCGCTTTCCCGCGGAGCGTTTGCAGTACCGGCTGCGCTTCGCGGATCCGCGCCTGTCGCGTCTGGCGGAGGTGCAGTGCGAGCAGGAACTGGCCCATATCAAGGCGCCGCCGCCGCTGTTGGGGCAGGTGCGCAGAATCATTCTGGCGCGCTCGGGCCGGTTCCCCGGCGTCGAGGAAGTGGCCAGTGAGTTGCACATGTCCTCGCGCACGCTCAAGCGCAAGCTGCAGCAACTGGGGACCAGCTACCAGACGCTGCTCGATGATCTGCGCAAGGGGCTGGCGGTGGAATACCTGTCACAAAGTCGTCGTTCGGTGGACGACATCGCCGCCGCGCTGGGTTATTCCGATGCCTCCAATTTCGCCCGTGCGTTCCGCCGCTGGACCGGCAAGAGCCCGTCGGACTATCGCGGCTAG
- a CDS encoding SDR family oxidoreductase: MSTLSGKTLFITGASRGIGKAIGLRAARDGANIVLFSKTAEPHPKLPGTLYTAAEEMQEAGGKTLVCVGDIRHEEDVADAVQQAEETFGGLDILVNNASAISLTSTESTSMKSYDLMHQVNARGTFLASRLCLPLLRQAENPHILMLSPPLNLNPAWFGRHLAYTMAKYGMSMCVLGLADEYRNRVGVNALWPRTAINTSAVRNLLGGEQSVQASRQPSIMADAAHAILVQPANQCSGNFFIDDEVLAAEGVDLDRYKVDPSLSDDQLLPDFFLDS; the protein is encoded by the coding sequence ATGTCGACACTGAGCGGCAAAACCCTGTTCATCACCGGCGCCAGCCGTGGCATTGGCAAGGCCATAGGCCTGCGCGCCGCCCGCGACGGTGCCAATATCGTGTTGTTTTCGAAAACCGCCGAACCCCACCCAAAGCTGCCCGGCACGCTTTATACCGCCGCAGAGGAAATGCAGGAGGCCGGCGGCAAGACCCTGGTGTGCGTGGGGGACATTCGCCACGAGGAAGATGTGGCGGACGCGGTACAACAAGCGGAGGAAACGTTTGGCGGCCTGGACATTCTGGTCAATAACGCCAGCGCCATTTCGCTCACTTCCACCGAAAGCACCAGCATGAAGTCCTATGATCTGATGCATCAGGTCAACGCCCGCGGCACCTTCCTCGCCAGCCGGTTGTGCCTGCCACTGCTGCGCCAGGCGGAGAATCCTCACATTCTGATGTTGTCACCGCCGCTGAATCTGAACCCGGCCTGGTTCGGTCGCCACCTGGCCTACACCATGGCCAAGTACGGCATGAGCATGTGCGTGCTGGGCCTGGCGGATGAGTACCGGAACCGGGTGGGCGTCAACGCACTGTGGCCACGCACCGCCATCAACACCTCCGCGGTACGCAATCTCCTCGGTGGCGAGCAGTCGGTGCAGGCATCACGCCAGCCAAGCATCATGGCCGACGCCGCCCACGCCATCCTGGTCCAGCCGGCGAACCAGTGCAGCGGCAACTTCTTTATTGATGATGAGGTCCTGGCGGCGGAAGGCGTGGACCTGGACCGCTACAAGGTGGATCCGTCGCTGAGCGATGATCAGCTGCTGCCGGATTTCTTCCTGGATTCCTGA